One stretch of Streptomyces hygroscopicus DNA includes these proteins:
- a CDS encoding dehydrogenase: MTALILDAPGAFRLVETGTGADTGTEQPAPGPGDARVRVHASGICGSDRELYQGNRPEGYVRYPVTPGHEWSGTVEAVGAGVPEALVGRKVVGEGFRNCQVCDRCHAGDTTLCTAGYEETGFTQPGAMADTLTLPARLLHPLSDDADLGAAALLEPAACIAAAALKAHAQPGERVAVVGTGTLGMIAVQFLAAVSPARLLVVGTRPDRERLSLDFGATDFRTRDQLSDQLSGYDVVIETAGSASAARSSASLLRRGGRLVLTGIPAAGADGLDPTDLVVRQIEVQTVFGAPPAAWSHAVRVFDAGLLTLRPLITHELPLTDFASAIELVGSGDPAVGKVLLRPQGLD; encoded by the coding sequence GTGACCGCGCTCATCCTCGACGCCCCCGGCGCGTTCCGTCTCGTAGAAACCGGCACCGGGGCCGACACCGGAACCGAACAGCCCGCACCCGGCCCCGGTGACGCGCGGGTGCGCGTCCACGCCTCCGGGATCTGCGGCAGCGACCGCGAGCTGTACCAGGGGAACCGGCCCGAGGGGTACGTCCGCTACCCCGTCACCCCCGGCCATGAGTGGTCCGGCACGGTCGAGGCGGTCGGCGCGGGCGTCCCCGAGGCGCTCGTCGGCCGTAAGGTCGTCGGCGAGGGGTTCCGCAACTGCCAGGTGTGCGACCGCTGTCACGCCGGGGACACCACCTTGTGCACGGCCGGGTACGAGGAGACCGGCTTCACCCAGCCCGGGGCGATGGCCGACACCCTGACCCTGCCGGCCCGGCTGCTGCACCCGCTGTCCGACGACGCCGACCTGGGCGCGGCCGCCCTGCTGGAGCCCGCCGCCTGTATCGCCGCCGCCGCGCTCAAGGCCCACGCCCAGCCGGGTGAGCGGGTCGCGGTGGTCGGCACCGGCACGCTCGGCATGATCGCCGTACAGTTCCTCGCCGCCGTCTCCCCCGCACGGCTGCTGGTGGTGGGCACCCGCCCGGACCGGGAGCGACTGTCGCTGGACTTCGGCGCCACCGACTTCCGCACCCGGGACCAGCTCTCCGACCAGCTCTCGGGCTACGACGTGGTCATCGAGACCGCCGGATCGGCCTCCGCCGCCCGTAGCTCCGCCTCGCTGCTGCGCCGGGGCGGCCGGCTGGTGCTCACCGGCATCCCGGCGGCGGGCGCCGACGGGCTGGACCCCACCGATCTGGTGGTCCGCCAGATCGAGGTGCAGACCGTCTTCGGCGCCCCGCCCGCCGCCTGGTCGCATGCCGTACGGGTCTTCGACGCGGGGCTGTTGACCCTGCGGCCGCTGATCACCCATGAGCTGCCGCTCACGGACTTCGCCTCCGCGATCGAGCTGGTCGGCAGCGGCGATCCGGCCGTCGGCAAGGTGCTGCTGCGTCCGCAGGGCCTCGACTAG
- a CDS encoding sugar ABC transporter substrate-binding protein produces MRTVRGARAAAIGAGLLALSLTATACGQEAVGGSRYKSKEQGGTIGIAMPTKSSERWIADGRNMAKQFQAAGYKTDLQYGEDDVRTQVAQLENMITKGHRLLVVAPINGGALSDVLKQAHEAKIPVISYDRLLLGTKNVDYYATFDNEKVGRLQGQYIADKLGLSKGRKGPFSIEMFAGSSDDNNTKYFFNGAMSVLKPYMDKGELVVRSKQTSLNQLYTEKWSGSAAQDRMEDLLNKAYSSRDVDAVLSPYDGMSIGILSALKGVGYGSKAKPYPVVTGQDAELASVKSIIRGQQTQTIYKDTRKLAKATVDMAKAELTGGKPPVNDTKSYDNGEKVVPTFLLNPVSVDKSNTQVLVDQGYYTASQLK; encoded by the coding sequence ATGCGCACGGTAAGAGGAGCACGAGCCGCGGCGATAGGCGCCGGCCTCCTCGCGCTCTCGCTGACGGCCACGGCCTGCGGCCAGGAGGCGGTCGGCGGCAGCCGGTACAAGAGCAAGGAACAGGGAGGAACGATCGGCATCGCGATGCCGACGAAGTCCTCCGAGCGATGGATCGCCGACGGCCGGAACATGGCCAAGCAGTTCCAGGCGGCGGGCTACAAGACGGACCTGCAGTACGGCGAGGACGACGTACGCACCCAGGTGGCCCAGCTCGAAAACATGATCACCAAGGGCCACCGGCTGCTGGTGGTCGCGCCGATCAACGGCGGGGCGCTCTCCGACGTCCTGAAGCAGGCCCATGAGGCCAAGATCCCGGTGATCTCCTACGACCGGCTGCTCCTGGGCACCAAGAACGTCGACTACTACGCGACCTTCGACAACGAGAAGGTCGGCCGGCTCCAGGGCCAGTACATCGCCGACAAGCTGGGGCTGTCCAAGGGCCGCAAGGGCCCGTTCTCCATCGAGATGTTCGCCGGGTCCTCGGACGACAACAACACCAAGTACTTCTTCAACGGCGCGATGAGCGTCCTCAAGCCGTACATGGACAAGGGCGAGCTGGTCGTCCGCTCCAAGCAGACCAGTCTCAACCAGCTCTACACCGAGAAGTGGAGCGGCAGCGCCGCCCAGGACCGCATGGAGGACCTGCTCAACAAGGCGTACAGCAGCCGCGATGTCGACGCCGTGCTCTCGCCGTACGACGGCATGTCCATCGGCATCCTCTCGGCGCTCAAGGGCGTCGGCTACGGCAGCAAGGCCAAGCCCTACCCGGTGGTGACCGGGCAGGACGCCGAGCTCGCCTCCGTGAAGTCCATCATCCGGGGCCAGCAGACGCAGACCATCTACAAGGACACCCGCAAGCTGGCGAAGGCCACGGTGGACATGGCCAAGGCGGAGCTGACCGGCGGCAAGCCCCCGGTCAACGACACCAAGTCGTACGACAACGGCGAAAAGGTCGTGCCGACCTTTCTGCTCAACCCGGTCAGCGTCGACAAGTCCAACACACAGGTGCTGGTCGACCAGGGTTACTACACCGCGTCGCAGCTGAAGTAG
- a CDS encoding xylose ABC transporter ATP-binding protein, producing MSTILELRSITKTFPGVKALSDVNLHIRKGEIHALCGENGAGKSTLMKVVSGVHPHGSYDGEILFEGEACAFKDIRASEQRGIVIIHQELALIPYLSIAENIFLGNEHSRRGLISWNETLRHATALLKRVGLTDSPQTRVTDIGVGKQQLVEIAKALAKEVKLLILDEPTAALNDEDSGKLLDLLLEFKAQGISCILISHKLNEIRRVADSVTILRDGQTIETLTVRETPEADPEVSEDRIIRGMVGRDLDHRFPDRTPYEGEDASEVALAIEDWTVHHPIDQQRKVVDAVSLNVRRGEIVGIAGLMGAGRTELAMSVFGRAYGRYAGGRVFRDGQEVRTRSVPEAIDHGIAYVTEDRKHYGLNLDDTISRNVSLSSLTKVARRGVVNEHEESRVAERFRKTMNIKAPTVFERVGRLSGGNQQKVVLSKWIFAGPEVLILDEPTRGIDVGAKYEIYTVINDLAAQGKAVIFISSELGELLGMCDRIYTMAAGRLTGEVPRDEATQEVLMRHMTRDRGDEG from the coding sequence ATGAGCACCATTCTCGAATTGCGCTCCATCACCAAGACCTTCCCCGGTGTCAAAGCGCTCTCCGATGTCAATCTCCATATCCGCAAGGGCGAGATCCACGCCCTGTGCGGGGAGAACGGCGCGGGAAAGTCCACCCTGATGAAGGTGGTCAGCGGCGTCCATCCGCATGGCAGCTACGACGGCGAGATCCTCTTCGAGGGCGAGGCGTGCGCCTTCAAGGACATCCGCGCGAGCGAGCAGCGCGGCATCGTCATCATCCATCAGGAACTGGCCCTGATCCCCTATCTGTCCATCGCCGAGAACATCTTCCTCGGCAATGAGCACTCCCGGCGCGGCCTCATCAGCTGGAACGAAACCCTCAGACACGCCACCGCGCTGCTGAAGCGCGTCGGTCTGACGGATTCGCCGCAGACCCGCGTCACCGATATCGGCGTGGGCAAACAGCAGTTGGTGGAAATCGCCAAGGCGCTCGCCAAGGAAGTCAAGCTGCTCATCCTGGACGAGCCGACCGCGGCGCTCAACGACGAGGACAGCGGAAAACTCCTCGATCTGCTGCTGGAATTCAAGGCGCAGGGCATCTCCTGCATCCTGATCTCCCACAAGCTCAATGAGATCCGCCGCGTCGCCGACTCCGTCACCATCCTGCGCGACGGCCAGACCATCGAAACCCTGACCGTCCGGGAGACCCCCGAGGCCGACCCCGAGGTCTCCGAGGACCGCATCATCCGCGGCATGGTCGGCCGCGACCTGGACCACCGCTTCCCCGACCGCACCCCGTACGAGGGCGAGGACGCCTCCGAAGTGGCCCTGGCCATCGAGGACTGGACCGTCCACCACCCCATCGACCAGCAGCGCAAGGTCGTGGACGCGGTGTCGCTGAACGTGCGGCGCGGCGAGATCGTCGGCATCGCCGGGCTGATGGGCGCCGGCCGCACCGAACTCGCCATGAGCGTCTTCGGCCGGGCGTACGGGCGCTACGCGGGCGGCCGGGTGTTCCGGGACGGCCAGGAGGTGCGTACCCGCAGCGTGCCGGAGGCGATCGACCACGGCATCGCGTATGTCACCGAGGACCGCAAGCACTACGGGCTCAACCTCGATGACACCATCAGCCGCAATGTCTCGCTCTCCTCGCTGACGAAGGTGGCACGCCGCGGCGTGGTCAACGAGCACGAGGAGTCACGGGTCGCCGAACGGTTCCGCAAGACCATGAACATCAAGGCCCCCACGGTCTTCGAGCGGGTCGGCCGGCTCAGCGGCGGCAACCAGCAGAAGGTCGTCCTCAGCAAGTGGATCTTCGCCGGTCCCGAGGTGCTCATCCTCGACGAGCCCACCCGTGGCATCGACGTCGGGGCCAAGTACGAGATCTACACGGTCATCAACGACCTTGCGGCCCAGGGCAAGGCCGTCATCTTCATCTCCTCCGAGCTGGGCGAGCTGCTGGGGATGTGCGACCGGATCTACACGATGGCGGCCGGGCGGCTGACCGGGGAGGTTCCCCGGGACGAGGCGACCCAGGAAGTTCTGATGCGCCACATGACGAGGGACAGAGGAGACGAAGGATGA
- a CDS encoding ABC transporter permease, producing MSTATQKTESPAPPPAEGSPSVGTLLLESMRSNMRQYGMLVALALIIVIFQIWSDDILLRPLNVTNLVQQNGYILILAIGMMIVIIAGHIDLSVGSLVAFIGAAAGVMMIKHDMPWGLAVVLCLLLGAVAGAWQGFWIAYIGIPSFIVTLAGMLAFRGGTQILLDGQSLSPFPDGFEKMSTGFIPEMGPYTQYHNPTMVIGLVVCAAAVWQEWRARQQRAAYELDVVPLGLFFVKCAAIVAAVMAFTMTLSSWHGAPYGLLVLAVLFVLFSFVMRNTVVGRHVYALGGNQPAAKLSGVRDKRVTFMVFVNMGVLSALAGLVFAARLGSATPSAGLNFELEAIAAAFIGGASASGGVGTVLGAIIGGLVLGVLNNGMSLVGIGTDYQQVIKGLVLLAAVGFDVWNKRKVGS from the coding sequence ATGAGCACGGCCACCCAGAAGACCGAGAGCCCGGCCCCACCGCCGGCCGAGGGCTCGCCCAGCGTCGGGACGCTGCTGCTGGAGAGCATGCGGTCCAATATGCGGCAGTACGGGATGCTGGTCGCGCTCGCCCTGATCATCGTCATCTTCCAGATCTGGTCGGACGACATCCTGCTGCGGCCGCTGAACGTCACCAACCTGGTGCAGCAGAACGGCTATATCCTCATCCTCGCGATCGGCATGATGATCGTGATCATCGCGGGGCATATCGATCTGTCGGTCGGCTCGCTGGTCGCCTTCATCGGCGCGGCCGCCGGCGTGATGATGATCAAGCACGATATGCCGTGGGGCCTCGCGGTCGTCCTCTGTCTGCTGCTCGGCGCGGTGGCCGGGGCCTGGCAGGGTTTCTGGATCGCCTACATAGGCATCCCGTCCTTCATCGTCACCCTGGCCGGAATGCTGGCCTTCCGCGGCGGAACCCAGATCCTGCTGGACGGTCAGTCCCTGTCGCCGTTCCCCGACGGCTTCGAGAAGATGAGCACCGGCTTCATCCCGGAGATGGGCCCGTACACGCAGTACCACAACCCCACGATGGTGATCGGCCTCGTCGTCTGCGCCGCCGCCGTCTGGCAGGAGTGGCGCGCCCGGCAGCAGCGGGCCGCCTATGAGCTGGATGTGGTGCCGCTGGGGCTGTTCTTCGTCAAGTGCGCCGCGATCGTGGCCGCCGTGATGGCCTTCACCATGACGCTGTCGAGCTGGCACGGGGCGCCGTACGGGCTGCTGGTCCTGGCCGTGCTCTTCGTCCTGTTCAGCTTCGTGATGCGCAACACCGTGGTCGGGCGGCATGTGTACGCCCTCGGCGGCAACCAGCCGGCGGCCAAGCTGTCGGGGGTCCGGGACAAGCGCGTCACCTTCATGGTCTTCGTCAACATGGGTGTGCTGTCCGCCCTCGCCGGTCTGGTCTTCGCCGCCCGGCTGGGCTCCGCCACCCCCAGCGCGGGCCTCAACTTCGAGCTCGAGGCCATCGCCGCCGCGTTCATCGGCGGCGCCTCGGCCAGCGGCGGTGTGGGCACGGTGCTCGGCGCGATCATCGGTGGTCTGGTGCTCGGGGTGCTCAACAACGGCATGTCGCTGGTCGGCATCGGCACCGACTACCAACAGGTGATCAAGGGTCTGGTGCTGCTGGCGGCGGTCGGCTTCGATGTCTGGAACAAGCGCAAGGTCGGGTCGTAA
- a CDS encoding aldose 1-epimerase: MTTSRRTVITAAAAAGLAASAATTGTAHAKSGGDSAGSGGDSAGKGGAVKEHFGTLADGTDVDRWTIENGRTRLRVLSYGGIVQSLEIPDRHGRRANVSLGFDDLDSYVANSPYFGALIGRYGNRIARGTFTLDGKKYQLPINDGPNSLHGGDKGFDKHLWSVAAFRKGADVGLTLRRVSPDGEMGYPGTLTVRVDYTLTAEGDFRIDYEATTDKATVVNLTNHTYYNLAGEGSGSIYNHRLEIAAARYTPVDKTLIPTGELARVAGTPFDFRRAKEIGRDIREAHQQVLYGQGIDHNFVLDKGITSRPEHFLTVTEPESGRVMRIATTEPGVQFYTGNFLTGTFAGTSGKVYRQGDAFALETQHFPDSPNQPSFPSTVLRPGQTYRSTTVHSFSTR; this comes from the coding sequence ATGACCACGAGCAGACGCACGGTGATCACGGCTGCGGCGGCGGCCGGACTGGCGGCATCGGCCGCCACGACCGGCACCGCCCACGCGAAGAGCGGGGGAGACTCCGCGGGCAGCGGGGGAGACTCCGCGGGCAAGGGAGGCGCGGTGAAGGAACACTTCGGCACGCTCGCGGACGGCACGGACGTCGACCGCTGGACGATCGAGAACGGCCGCACCCGGCTGCGCGTGCTCAGCTACGGCGGCATCGTCCAGAGCCTGGAGATCCCCGACCGGCACGGCCGCCGCGCCAATGTGTCGCTCGGCTTCGACGACCTGGACTCCTACGTCGCCAACAGCCCGTACTTCGGCGCCCTCATCGGCCGCTACGGCAACCGCATCGCCCGCGGCACCTTCACGCTGGACGGCAAGAAGTACCAGCTCCCGATCAACGACGGGCCGAACAGCCTGCACGGCGGCGACAAGGGCTTCGACAAGCACCTCTGGTCCGTGGCGGCGTTCCGCAAGGGCGCGGACGTGGGGCTCACCCTGCGCCGGGTCAGCCCCGACGGCGAGATGGGCTACCCCGGCACGCTCACCGTGCGCGTGGACTACACGCTCACGGCGGAGGGCGACTTCCGCATCGACTACGAGGCCACGACCGACAAGGCCACGGTCGTGAACCTCACCAACCACACGTACTACAACCTGGCCGGGGAGGGCAGCGGCTCCATCTACAACCACCGGCTGGAGATCGCCGCCGCCCGCTACACCCCGGTCGACAAGACCCTCATCCCCACCGGCGAACTCGCCAGGGTGGCCGGGACCCCGTTCGACTTCCGCCGCGCCAAGGAGATCGGCCGGGACATCCGGGAGGCGCACCAGCAGGTGCTCTACGGGCAGGGGATCGACCACAACTTCGTGCTGGACAAGGGCATCACCAGCCGTCCCGAGCACTTCCTGACGGTGACCGAGCCGGAGTCCGGCCGGGTGATGCGGATCGCCACGACCGAGCCCGGAGTGCAGTTCTACACCGGCAACTTCCTGACCGGCACGTTCGCGGGAACGTCGGGGAAGGTCTACCGGCAGGGTGACGCCTTCGCCCTGGAGACCCAGCACTTCCCGGACTCGCCGAACCAGCCGTCGTTCCCGTCGACGGTGCTGCGGCCGGGGCAGACGTACCGGTCGACGACCGTGCACTCGTTCTCGACGCGCTGA
- a CDS encoding nucleoside-diphosphate sugar epimerase has translation MVARIASATGWPYRYVPETVEEAFARRWRLGVSGVQIESWISWYQAIASGELSAVTDVVPRITGSPATPAERAGWWPAPKTAL, from the coding sequence GTGGTCGCCCGGATCGCCTCGGCCACCGGGTGGCCCTACCGCTATGTCCCCGAGACCGTGGAGGAAGCGTTCGCGCGGCGGTGGCGGCTGGGCGTCAGCGGAGTGCAGATCGAGAGCTGGATCTCGTGGTACCAGGCCATCGCGAGCGGCGAGCTGTCCGCGGTGACCGATGTCGTCCCACGGATCACCGGCTCGCCCGCGACCCCGGCCGAGCGGGCCGGCTGGTGGCCCGCGCCCAAGACGGCCTTGTAG
- a CDS encoding membrane protein, whose translation MRDLVSGFGYLMKGQRWAARHGRWWGFGMIPALITLVGYAAALVALFFWTDDVIAWATPFADDWSSPWLGIFRGALTILFAATCLFLAVLTFTAVTLLVGQPFYESLSEQVDRSEGGAVPDSGLSIWAELWIGLREAIALLIRVTLWSVLFFALGFIPGVGQTVIPALAFCVTGFFLTEELTSIALLRRGILLKDRRRMLHSRRLLALGFGVPLALLYLLPLVAVFLMPGAVAGATLLVRDLTGEDEDAAPQGETAGGPAGALNGAP comes from the coding sequence ATGCGTGATCTTGTGAGTGGCTTCGGTTACCTGATGAAGGGGCAGCGCTGGGCGGCCCGGCACGGGAGATGGTGGGGGTTCGGGATGATTCCCGCCCTGATCACCCTCGTCGGCTACGCGGCGGCCCTCGTCGCCCTCTTCTTCTGGACCGATGACGTCATCGCATGGGCCACGCCCTTCGCCGACGACTGGTCCTCACCCTGGCTCGGCATCTTCCGCGGCGCCCTCACGATCCTCTTCGCCGCCACCTGCCTCTTCCTCGCCGTCCTCACCTTCACCGCGGTCACGCTCCTGGTCGGCCAGCCCTTCTACGAGTCGCTCTCCGAACAGGTCGACCGCTCCGAGGGCGGCGCGGTCCCCGACTCCGGCCTGTCGATCTGGGCGGAGCTGTGGATAGGGCTGCGCGAGGCCATCGCCCTGCTCATCCGCGTCACCCTCTGGAGCGTGCTCTTCTTCGCGCTCGGCTTCATCCCGGGCGTCGGCCAGACCGTGATCCCCGCGCTGGCCTTCTGCGTGACCGGCTTCTTCCTCACCGAGGAGCTGACCTCGATCGCCCTGCTGCGCCGCGGGATCCTGCTGAAGGACCGCCGCCGCATGCTCCACTCCCGCCGCCTCCTCGCCCTCGGCTTCGGCGTCCCCCTGGCGCTCCTCTACCTCCTCCCCCTGGTCGCGGTCTTCCTGATGCCGGGCGCCGTCGCGGGCGCGACCCTGCTGGTCCGCGACCTGACGGGCGAGGACGAGGACGCGGCGCCGCAGGGCGAGACGGCGGGGGGCCCGGCGGGAGCCTTGAACGGCGCGCCGTAA
- a CDS encoding putative secreted protein codes for MRIIGRLAVAAAAALTLCATTSGATPAVADAKVPRATSDAKVSRSAGAPGVATGTFNVLTYNVAGLPEGLSSGHPAKNTPLISPRLGAYDIVNVQEDFNYHAALYAGDDHPYRTPTSGGAAFGDGLNTLSDLPYDDIERVKWNRCNGTDCLTPKGFTLARVRLAEGAYLDLYNVHTNAGTADADLAARRANVTQLSDYITANSAGNAVLVMGDTNTRYTRAADNIRDLATRNGLTDAWVDLVRGGSAPPAGSDALVCDPENVTDTCEVVDKVLYRSGPLLSLAATRYHNEHTSFLDADGKPLSDHYPHTVDLSWRTSGALRGSDQFGGPHGTAFNDADDLSAAPPAPRTLTLRGGSRLDAVSLAMDGGAALTHGGTGGTPVSLTLGPAEHLTSVTLTRGQKDGRTRVFSAAFTTDTGRTVTAGSPTSDAATYTAPAGWRIVGFTGRAGDEIDKLGVLFAPR; via the coding sequence TTGAGAATCATCGGACGCTTAGCCGTCGCGGCCGCGGCGGCGCTCACGCTCTGCGCGACCACATCCGGCGCCACGCCCGCGGTGGCGGATGCCAAGGTGCCCCGCGCCACCTCGGACGCCAAGGTGTCCCGGAGCGCCGGGGCCCCCGGGGTCGCCACCGGCACGTTCAATGTGCTCACCTACAACGTGGCCGGGCTCCCCGAGGGCCTGTCGTCCGGCCATCCCGCCAAGAACACCCCGCTGATATCGCCCCGGCTCGGCGCGTACGACATCGTGAACGTCCAGGAGGACTTCAACTACCACGCCGCGCTCTACGCCGGTGACGACCACCCGTACCGCACCCCCACCAGCGGTGGCGCGGCCTTCGGGGACGGCCTCAACACCCTCTCCGACCTGCCGTACGACGACATCGAGCGGGTGAAGTGGAACCGGTGCAACGGCACCGACTGCCTCACCCCGAAGGGCTTCACCCTCGCCCGGGTGCGGCTGGCCGAGGGCGCGTATCTCGACCTGTACAACGTGCACACCAACGCGGGGACGGCGGACGCCGACCTCGCCGCGCGCCGCGCCAACGTCACCCAGCTCTCCGACTACATCACCGCCAACTCCGCCGGCAACGCGGTGCTCGTCATGGGCGACACCAACACCCGCTACACCCGCGCCGCCGACAACATCCGCGACCTGGCCACCCGCAACGGCCTCACCGACGCGTGGGTGGACCTCGTCCGTGGCGGCTCGGCGCCGCCCGCCGGTTCCGACGCCCTCGTCTGCGACCCCGAGAACGTCACCGACACCTGCGAGGTCGTGGACAAGGTCCTCTACCGCTCCGGCCCGCTGCTCTCGCTCGCCGCCACCCGGTATCACAACGAGCACACGTCGTTCCTCGACGCCGACGGCAAGCCGCTGTCCGACCACTATCCGCACACCGTGGACCTGTCCTGGCGCACCTCCGGCGCCCTGCGCGGCAGCGACCAGTTCGGCGGTCCGCACGGCACCGCCTTCAACGACGCCGACGACCTGTCCGCCGCACCGCCCGCGCCCCGCACCCTCACCCTGCGCGGCGGCTCCCGGCTGGACGCGGTGTCCCTGGCCATGGACGGCGGGGCGGCCCTCACCCACGGCGGCACGGGCGGCACCCCGGTCTCCCTCACCCTCGGCCCCGCCGAACACCTCACCTCCGTGACCCTCACCCGGGGCCAGAAGGACGGCCGCACCCGTGTCTTCTCGGCGGCGTTCACCACCGACACGGGCCGTACGGTGACGGCCGGATCGCCCACGTCGGACGCCGCCACCTATACCGCTCCCGCTGGCTGGCGGATCGTGGGGTTCACCGGCCGCGCCGGTGACGAGATCGATAAACTCGGCGTCCTTTTCGCGCCACGCTAG
- a CDS encoding histidinol phosphatase: MHSLPPALDLSVRDEELTPDQLSRRSMLRRAGLLGAGLGAVSVLDGGAARAVAATRAAPGSRHHGGGYLWLAGDHHIHTQYSNDGKYRVIDQVRQGARHGLDWMVITDHGNITHARIGVEKVNPDIREARETHRDALVFQGLEWNIPGAEHGTVFVHPGRDEVAVLKEFETSFDGSVKNAGDSTPQNEALAIAGLDFLSDAVRRRRVKAALMLANHPARKGLDSPHEIRGWRDAQPHIAVGMEGAPGHQAAGVPASAHGPGGARGLYENAPGPQSFAAYPAESYRTWGGFDWMTATVGGLWDSLLAEGKPWWITANSDSHNVYADTAMRGPGSDYETNGRQDDPVYRGGLDLEENDYWPGQYSRTHVGAEDFSYAAVMDGIRAGRVWVDHGGLISGLDARLSGGERRGGTAGGGRSVTLGGTLHVERGTRVRLDMDIALANGPNWAGFIPTLARVDVIQGEVTGAVGDRDTFTAPRAQVVKSFAISRTSGSVRLSYDLGAVDRPLYVRLRGTDGNRTAVGARGAAVDPHGPAMDVPGDADPWRDLWFYANPMWVLPS, translated from the coding sequence GTGCACAGCCTTCCCCCGGCTCTCGACCTGTCCGTACGGGACGAGGAGCTGACCCCCGACCAGCTCTCCCGGCGCTCGATGCTGCGCCGCGCGGGGCTGCTGGGCGCGGGGCTCGGTGCCGTGAGCGTGCTGGACGGCGGCGCCGCGCGCGCCGTCGCGGCGACCCGCGCGGCGCCCGGCTCCCGGCATCACGGCGGCGGCTATCTGTGGCTGGCCGGGGACCATCACATCCACACCCAGTACAGCAACGACGGCAAGTACCGGGTCATCGACCAGGTGCGGCAGGGTGCCCGGCACGGCCTGGACTGGATGGTGATCACCGACCACGGGAACATCACCCACGCCCGGATCGGGGTCGAGAAGGTCAACCCCGATATCCGCGAGGCGCGCGAGACCCACCGGGACGCGCTGGTCTTCCAGGGGCTGGAGTGGAACATCCCCGGCGCCGAACACGGCACGGTCTTCGTCCACCCCGGCCGTGACGAGGTGGCGGTCCTCAAGGAGTTCGAGACCTCCTTCGACGGGTCGGTCAAGAACGCCGGCGACTCCACCCCGCAGAACGAGGCCCTGGCCATCGCCGGTCTTGACTTCCTCTCCGACGCGGTGCGCCGACGGCGCGTCAAGGCCGCGCTGATGCTCGCCAACCACCCCGCCCGCAAGGGCCTCGACTCCCCGCACGAGATCCGCGGCTGGCGGGACGCCCAGCCGCATATCGCCGTCGGCATGGAGGGCGCGCCGGGCCACCAGGCCGCCGGGGTCCCGGCCTCCGCACACGGCCCGGGCGGTGCGCGCGGGCTGTACGAAAACGCCCCCGGCCCCCAGTCCTTCGCCGCGTACCCGGCCGAGTCGTACCGCACCTGGGGCGGCTTCGACTGGATGACGGCGACGGTGGGCGGGCTGTGGGACAGTCTGCTCGCCGAGGGCAAGCCGTGGTGGATCACCGCCAACTCCGACTCCCACAACGTCTACGCCGACACCGCGATGCGCGGCCCCGGCAGCGACTACGAGACCAACGGGCGACAGGACGACCCGGTGTACCGGGGCGGGCTGGACCTGGAGGAGAACGACTACTGGCCGGGCCAGTACAGCCGCACCCATGTGGGCGCCGAGGACTTCTCGTACGCCGCCGTCATGGACGGCATCCGGGCGGGCCGGGTCTGGGTGGACCACGGCGGCCTGATCAGCGGCCTCGACGCACGGCTCAGCGGCGGCGAACGTCGCGGCGGGACCGCCGGCGGAGGCCGCTCGGTCACCCTCGGCGGCACTCTGCATGTGGAGCGGGGCACCCGGGTGCGGCTCGATATGGACATCGCGCTGGCGAACGGTCCCAACTGGGCCGGATTCATACCCACGTTGGCGCGGGTGGACGTCATCCAGGGCGAGGTCACGGGGGCGGTGGGCGACCGCGACACATTCACGGCGCCGCGCGCTCAAGTGGTCAAGTCGTTCGCGATCAGCCGCACGTCGGGATCGGTGCGGCTCTCCTACGACCTCGGCGCCGTGGACCGTCCGCTGTATGTACGGCTGCGCGGGACCGACGGCAACCGGACGGCGGTGGGCGCGCGGGGCGCGGCGGTGGATCCGCACGGCCCGGCGATGGATGTGCCGGGCGATGCGGATCCCTGGCGCGATCTGTGGTTCTACGCCAACCCCATGTGGGTGCTGCCCTCCTGA